GGAGATGACACCAAAATCCGTTCCTTTGGCTTCGAAAAGGTCACGCCACTTCACGAGAAGCTGGATTGGCGCGGCGTTAAGCTCACCCGGCGCGAAGGCCGCCATGGCGTTGGCCGGGTCGTCGAGAAGATGGGACCAGTCATAGGGTTCAGCATTGAACTGGAAGGCGAGCCGAGCCTCTATTGGGCGGGCGACACTGTCCTTTACCCGCCGGTTGAGGAGACGATTCGAAGCACCGACCCGGAGATCATCGTGATTCATCCGTCCGGCGCGCTCTGGGAAGGGCAATCGATCGCCATGGATGCAGAACCTCAGCGTGACTTGTTCATTGAGGCTTGTGGAGTCTCCATTGCGCTTCCGTTTGCGAAAACAATATTAAGGTTGCTTCTTCAATACAGGGGGACAGGGGGCGCTCACCCCGGCCACTTGGACTGCCCGGACGCTCTTAGACTGTCTCGGGTGCCAAAGTTGCCGTCTTTCGGTCTCGCGTTGCCGTTTAACCGTTCGTGCATTTCCCTGCTGGCTTTGAAGAGCGGAAGGCGCTTCTCGTTTACTTGCACGAGCGTGCCCGTTCGCGGATTTCGGCTCACGCGGGCCCGTCGCTGCTTGGTAGAAAAGACTCCGAAGCCACGAAGCTCAACTCGATCTCCGCGTGCGAGTGCAGCAACGATCTCGCCGAGAATTGCATTCACAATGTTCTCGACGTCGCGCTGACAAAGGCGCGGATTTCGACCGGCGATACGCTCAACGAGTTCGGACCGGATCATAGACGCTCGC
This region of Bradyrhizobium sp. CCGUVB1N3 genomic DNA includes:
- the ihfB gene encoding integration host factor subunit beta, encoding MIRSELVERIAGRNPRLCQRDVENIVNAILGEIVAALARGDRVELRGFGVFSTKQRRARVSRNPRTGTLVQVNEKRLPLFKASREMHERLNGNARPKDGNFGTRDSLRASGQSKWPG